Proteins from one Desulfuromonadales bacterium genomic window:
- a CDS encoding response regulator encodes MSNQKKTILIVEDSPSVRAMLADMLENEGYKVMEAVDGYEAFKLVEYLKFDLIITDLSMPVMNGIEFIRLAKKQPLCRFVPIVVLSSEEDVRTVDEAKQAGASTYLSKPFKEQQLRTMLKVVLG; translated from the coding sequence ATCAGAAAAAGACCATTCTCATCGTTGAGGATTCTCCGTCGGTGCGGGCCATGCTGGCCGACATGCTGGAGAACGAAGGATACAAGGTGATGGAGGCGGTGGATGGCTACGAAGCTTTCAAGCTGGTCGAATATCTTAAATTCGACCTGATTATCACCGACCTCAGCATGCCGGTCATGAACGGGATCGAGTTTATTCGTTTGGCGAAAAAACAACCGCTCTGCCGGTTTGTGCCGATCGTTGTTCTCTCCTCGGAAGAGGATGTTCGCACGGTTGACGAGGCGAAACAGGCCGGCGCGTCGACCTATCTCAGCAAACCATTCAAGGAACAGCAGTTGCGGACGATGCTGAAGGTCGTGCTGGGGTGA
- a CDS encoding EAL domain-containing protein yields the protein MHESTLQVKATRFSLVCMVALAFVLLAVALWLSGPLQHSDALNLPPRSWSWWGMLGGATGCCLGLLLLGNKFLCRIRAHRERTEILGQSWLLQTVINAIPAPIYYKDDAGIYLGCNKAFEKFIGLSRDQIIGQSVYGVAPKDLADVYYEADRELFRHGGSQTYETSVVYADGGRREVLFHKAVFPRRDGRLGGLVGTMVDITERKDAEAKARYLAHFDPLTELPNHVLFTDRINLAIAHAHRLNQRFAIFCLDLDHFKKVNNAYGHPRGDKLLKKVGDRILASLREDDTVARMGGDSFNLLLPQIGSEERAAKVAQKILDSLKVPFELDDLEVFVTASIGVALYPYDGQDASTLLKNADIALQRTKERGRNSHYFFDPAMNIRVEEQMTLELQLRRAVEGNEFTLHFQPQVDAVSGRTIGAEALVRWRHPEMGLVMPDRFIPLAEQTGLIAPLGEWVLRSACLQASNWQQAGQPPLRMAVNISPRQFQRPDLYRKIDEILKETGLNPGCLSIEVTESVVMQDVDHAIETLVRLKNLGVHLAIDDFGTGYSSLSYLKRFPIDLLKIDRSFIMDIPALSDDIAIVSAVIAMAHQLNIKVLAEGVQSAEQRDILLSHRCDELQGYLFAHPLTADEFFNWQNNQ from the coding sequence ATGCACGAGTCCACCCTGCAAGTCAAAGCAACACGGTTCTCACTGGTTTGCATGGTTGCCCTGGCTTTTGTCCTGCTGGCTGTAGCGCTCTGGCTGTCCGGGCCTCTGCAGCATTCTGACGCTCTCAATCTCCCGCCCCGTTCCTGGAGTTGGTGGGGGATGCTTGGTGGCGCCACGGGTTGCTGTCTGGGTCTTCTTCTGCTCGGCAACAAGTTCCTTTGCCGCATTCGAGCCCATCGCGAAAGGACGGAGATACTGGGGCAATCGTGGCTGCTGCAGACCGTCATCAACGCCATCCCGGCGCCAATCTACTACAAGGACGATGCCGGGATATACCTAGGCTGCAACAAAGCCTTCGAAAAATTCATCGGCCTCTCCCGCGATCAGATCATCGGCCAGAGCGTGTACGGAGTTGCGCCAAAAGATCTGGCAGATGTGTACTACGAAGCCGACCGGGAGCTTTTCCGCCATGGCGGTAGTCAGACCTACGAGACATCTGTCGTTTACGCAGACGGCGGTCGCCGCGAGGTTCTTTTTCACAAGGCCGTTTTCCCGCGGCGCGACGGTCGTCTCGGAGGCCTGGTCGGTACCATGGTCGATATCACCGAACGCAAGGATGCCGAGGCCAAGGCGCGCTATCTGGCTCATTTCGATCCCCTGACCGAACTCCCGAACCATGTCCTGTTTACTGACCGCATCAATCTGGCAATTGCCCACGCCCATCGTCTCAATCAGCGCTTCGCCATCTTCTGCCTGGACCTCGACCACTTCAAGAAGGTCAACAATGCCTACGGTCACCCCCGGGGGGACAAGCTGCTGAAAAAGGTTGGCGACCGTATTTTAGCCAGCCTCCGCGAGGATGACACGGTGGCACGAATGGGGGGGGACAGCTTCAACCTTCTTCTTCCCCAGATCGGCTCGGAAGAGCGGGCCGCCAAGGTGGCCCAGAAAATCCTCGACAGCCTGAAAGTGCCGTTCGAACTCGACGATCTGGAGGTCTTCGTCACCGCCAGTATCGGAGTCGCCCTTTATCCCTACGATGGCCAAGACGCCTCCACTCTACTGAAGAACGCCGATATAGCCCTGCAGCGGACCAAGGAGAGAGGGAGAAACAGCCATTATTTCTTCGATCCGGCCATGAATATCCGCGTCGAAGAACAGATGACTCTGGAGCTTCAATTGCGGCGTGCTGTCGAGGGAAACGAGTTTACCCTTCATTTTCAGCCCCAGGTGGATGCCGTAAGTGGCAGAACCATCGGTGCCGAGGCGCTGGTCCGCTGGCGTCATCCCGAAATGGGACTGGTCATGCCGGACCGCTTCATCCCGCTGGCGGAACAGACGGGTTTGATCGCCCCACTCGGTGAGTGGGTACTGCGAAGCGCCTGCCTTCAAGCCAGCAACTGGCAGCAGGCCGGACAGCCGCCGCTGCGGATGGCAGTCAATATCTCGCCGCGCCAGTTCCAACGTCCTGACCTCTATCGGAAGATCGACGAAATACTTAAAGAGACCGGCCTCAATCCGGGCTGTCTCAGCATCGAGGTGACTGAGAGCGTCGTCATGCAGGATGTCGATCACGCCATCGAAACGCTGGTCCGCCTCAAGAATCTCGGGGTACACTTGGCCATCGATGATTTCGGCACCGGTTATTCATCGCTCAGTTATCTCAAGCGCTTTCCAATCGACCTGCTCAAAATCGACCGTTCCTTCATCATGGACATCCCGGCGCTCTCCGATGACATCGCCATCGTCTCGGCGGTCATTGCCATGGCCCATCAACTGAACATCAAGGTGTTGGCCGAAGGGGTGCAAAGTGCGGAGCAGCGTGATATCCTGCTGTCCCACCGCTGTGATGAACTGCAGGGTTACCTGTTTGCCCACCCCCTGACTGCCGATGAATTTTTCAATTGGCAAAATAATCAATAA